A single region of the Brassica rapa cultivar Chiifu-401-42 chromosome A03, CAAS_Brap_v3.01, whole genome shotgun sequence genome encodes:
- the LOC103862274 gene encoding 40S ribosomal protein S29: MGFAAIWNSHPKKYGPGSRTCRVCGNSHGLIRKYGLNCCRQCFRSNAKEIGFIKYR, translated from the exons ATGGGGTTTGCTGCGATTTGGAACTCTCATCCCAAGAAGTACGGTCCTGGTTCCCGCACCTG CCGTGTGTGCGGAAACTCGCATGGGCTAATCAGGAAGTATGGTCTTAACTGTTGTAGACAGTGCTTCCGCAGCAACGCCAAGGAAATCGGATTCATCAAG TACCGTTAA